The proteins below come from a single Lepeophtheirus salmonis chromosome 4, UVic_Lsal_1.4, whole genome shotgun sequence genomic window:
- the LOC121116558 gene encoding uncharacterized protein, producing MQHLLIYILLIIKSWSAHLTHAYTTGDIVAAELINQYDFFKSGPYGSTTEGEWFTDFWQSSDGLQFIPKNWPDGINIRYGARIDGIQLFYGNYIGKMHGGEGGRSIRIKLYKGDRIVKVKGRHGIGYRAGIDSLELFTSRGKHFGPYGDEKSGRSFEATPGRTDCALAWIYGRSRFRLDGVTFVWKCPKKRGDLQSLNTEFLGYDGSRQSLNSGGRSYYNLLLIYVLIYTCFL from the exons ATGCAACATTTACTgatttatatactattaattataaaatcatgGAGTGCACATCTAACACATGCATATACTACAGGTGACATCGTGG CTGCAGAGTTGATAAATcaatacgatttttttaaatctggacCTTATGGAAGTACCACGGAAGGAGAATGGTTCACAGATTTTTGGCAAAGCTCTGACGGACTTCAGTTTATTCCTAAAAATTGGCCTGATGGTATTAACATTCGTTATGGTGCAAGGATAGATGG GATACAGTTATTCTATGGCAATTATATCGGTAAAATGCACGGTGGAGAGGGTGGTCGATCCATTCGTATCAAATTATACAAGGGTGATCGAATAGTTAAAGTCAAAGGTAGGCATGGGATTGGCTATAGAGCTGGAATTGATAGTTTAGAGCTTTTTACCTCTCGAGGAAAACACTTTGGCCCATATGGTGACGAAAAAAGTGGGAGATCGTTTGAGGCAACGCCTGGAAGGACGGACTGCGCTCTAGCATGGATTTACGGGAGGTCAAGATTCCGTTTAGATGGGGTTACATTCGTTTGGAAATGCCCGAAAAAACGAGGAGATTTACAGTCATTGAATACTGAATTCCTTGGCTACGATGGTAGTAGACAATCATTAAATTCAGGAGGAAGATCATATTACAACCTTTTGTTAATTTATGTTCTTATATACACTTGCTTCCTTTGA